From Trichocoleus sp. FACHB-46, one genomic window encodes:
- a CDS encoding sodium:proton antiporter, with translation MLNQSCRLQLPLSQAMHLSQLTGFSGNISLLLITSNQGQVAALVPTLIILLLVATVVALLSRRFRIPYVTGLVLAGLAIAEFLPNRIGLDSSLILNLFLPILLFEAAINTDISRLRSLIKPIVLLAGPGVVIASGITAIILKFGLELAWIPALLLGVILAITDTVSVIAVFKEVPVPARLSTIVEGESLFNDGIALVLFSLILKVYETGSVTVGESIQELIVVIVGGSLVGAALGYLSTELFVRSDDPLSSILLTVAVALGAFQLSQLIAVSGVVAVVVAGLILGNLGLSRGVSASSRITLLSFWDYAGFGVNTFIFLLIGLEIDLPVLWRTLPAVLLGVLAYQVGRSLCVYPLLAVVGWFDRAVPLRWQHVLFLGNIKGSLSMALALSLPASLPGRGELIVLVFGAVLLSLVVQGLGLPWVVRQLQLSQISDAGQQVEELQAQLIAAKAAQDELDGLLKTGVLPRSIFEEMRSGYQVRVVSAEKTLRDLFNRRIDTANVGNGAAETFGDRIKLDAIRRRLLLVEKGALNDALRKRVLSEVIVRSRLRQIDEQLLKLEDD, from the coding sequence TTGCTCAATCAATCTTGTCGTTTGCAACTACCTCTTTCCCAAGCCATGCACTTGAGCCAACTGACTGGATTTTCTGGAAACATATCTTTATTGCTGATCACTTCCAATCAAGGGCAAGTTGCAGCCTTAGTTCCCACGCTGATTATTCTGTTGCTCGTCGCCACGGTCGTTGCCTTGTTGTCGCGACGATTTCGGATTCCCTATGTGACTGGGTTGGTATTGGCAGGACTGGCGATCGCGGAATTTTTGCCCAATCGCATCGGCCTGGATTCTTCCCTGATTCTGAATTTGTTTCTGCCAATTCTGTTGTTTGAAGCAGCGATCAACACTGATATCAGTCGTCTGCGGAGTCTGATAAAGCCGATTGTGTTGTTAGCAGGACCCGGTGTGGTGATCGCATCGGGGATCACAGCCATCATCCTGAAATTTGGTTTAGAACTCGCCTGGATTCCAGCCCTCCTGCTTGGCGTGATTCTAGCGATCACCGATACGGTTTCGGTCATTGCTGTGTTTAAGGAAGTTCCAGTTCCAGCACGGCTTTCCACCATCGTCGAAGGAGAGAGCTTATTCAACGACGGCATCGCTCTCGTTTTATTCAGCTTAATTTTGAAGGTTTATGAAACGGGCTCCGTCACTGTAGGCGAAAGTATTCAAGAACTAATCGTGGTGATTGTGGGGGGTTCTTTAGTCGGGGCGGCTTTAGGGTACTTAAGCACTGAGTTATTTGTGCGCTCAGATGACCCACTCAGCAGCATTTTGCTCACTGTAGCCGTGGCGCTCGGAGCCTTTCAGCTTTCCCAGTTGATTGCCGTCTCCGGGGTGGTAGCAGTGGTCGTGGCGGGTTTAATTCTCGGTAACTTGGGCTTGTCGCGGGGGGTGTCTGCATCTAGCCGGATCACGCTGTTGAGTTTCTGGGACTACGCGGGATTCGGAGTCAATACCTTTATCTTTTTGCTAATTGGCTTGGAAATTGATTTACCCGTGCTGTGGCGGACGCTGCCTGCGGTGTTGCTAGGAGTCCTCGCCTACCAAGTCGGGCGATCGCTCTGTGTGTACCCTTTGCTAGCAGTCGTGGGTTGGTTCGATCGTGCTGTGCCGTTACGCTGGCAACATGTGCTGTTTCTCGGCAATATCAAAGGGTCGTTGTCGATGGCCTTAGCGCTCAGCTTGCCAGCCAGCTTACCCGGGCGCGGCGAATTAATTGTGTTGGTGTTTGGGGCAGTGTTGCTGTCGTTGGTGGTGCAAGGATTGGGCTTACCTTGGGTCGTTCGGCAGTTGCAACTGTCTCAAATCTCCGATGCAGGCCAACAGGTGGAAGAGTTACAGGCGCAGCTCATTGCTGCCAAAGCAGCTCAAGACGAGCTGGATGGTTTACTCAAAACTGGAGTGTTGCCCCGCTCTATCTTTGAAGAAATGCGCTCTGGCTATCAGGTGCGCGTGGTCTCGGCAGAGAAAACTCTACGCGACTTGTTCAACCGCCGCATTGATACTGCCAATGTGGGCAATGGAGCGGCAGAAACCTTTGGCGATCGCATCAAGCTCGATGCCATCCGCAGACGCTTACTTTTGGTAGAAAAAGGCGCACTCAATGATGCGTTGCGGAAACGGGTTTTGTCTGAAGTGATCGTGCGATCGCGTTTGCGCCAGATTGATGAGCAATTATTAAAGCTAGAAGACGATTAA